A portion of the Halalkalicoccus subterraneus genome contains these proteins:
- a CDS encoding ethanolamine ammonia-lyase subunit EutB, with the protein MATVSGFEEEYDSLRALLAKANERKTGDELAGIAADSDAERVAAKKTLSRVTLRELRENPVVPYEEDEVTRVIQDAVREPIYERIAEWSVADFREFLVDSSTTDREIRAIREGLTSEMIAAVTKLMSNMDLALVSSRMTITARCNTTIGEPGTLSFRLQPNDPADNIENVLDSTREGLSYGAGDAVIGINPVVDSAENTAAILEATHGFIEEWEIPTQNCCLSHVTTQMEAVREGAPADMLFQSLAGTEAGNDEFGVSVDLLDEADELAHRRCSSAGPNVWYFETGQGAELSGDAHEGVDQVTLESRCYGLAKRYDPFLLNTVVGFIGPEYLYDGHQVIRAGLEDVFMGKLHGIPMGIDACYTNHMEADQNDVETLAITLAAAGSNYFITVPMGDDVMLNYQSNSYHDAATLRELFDREPIEPFGEWLDEMGITENGRLTERAGDPTVFA; encoded by the coding sequence ATGGCGACTGTTTCAGGGTTCGAGGAGGAGTACGATTCCCTCCGGGCGCTGCTGGCGAAGGCCAACGAGCGAAAGACGGGCGACGAACTGGCGGGGATCGCGGCCGACTCCGACGCCGAGCGGGTCGCGGCCAAAAAGACGCTCAGCCGCGTGACGCTTCGCGAACTCCGGGAGAACCCGGTCGTCCCCTACGAGGAGGACGAGGTGACGCGGGTGATCCAGGACGCCGTCCGCGAGCCGATTTATGAACGAATCGCCGAGTGGTCCGTCGCCGATTTCCGGGAGTTCCTCGTCGACTCCTCGACGACCGACCGCGAGATCCGGGCGATTCGCGAGGGACTGACCAGCGAGATGATCGCTGCGGTGACGAAGCTCATGTCGAACATGGACCTGGCGCTCGTCTCCTCGCGGATGACGATCACCGCACGCTGTAACACCACCATCGGTGAGCCCGGCACCCTCTCGTTCAGGTTGCAGCCCAACGACCCCGCCGATAATATCGAGAACGTCCTCGATTCGACCCGCGAGGGGCTCTCGTACGGGGCGGGCGATGCGGTGATCGGGATCAACCCCGTCGTCGACAGCGCGGAGAACACGGCGGCGATCCTCGAAGCGACCCACGGGTTCATCGAGGAGTGGGAGATACCGACGCAGAACTGCTGTCTCTCGCACGTCACTACGCAGATGGAGGCGGTCCGGGAGGGCGCGCCCGCAGACATGCTGTTCCAGAGCCTCGCGGGCACCGAGGCCGGAAACGACGAATTCGGAGTCAGCGTCGACCTGCTCGACGAGGCCGACGAACTGGCCCACCGGCGCTGTAGCTCCGCGGGACCGAACGTCTGGTACTTCGAAACGGGCCAGGGCGCGGAGCTATCGGGCGACGCCCACGAGGGGGTCGATCAGGTCACGCTCGAATCGCGCTGTTACGGGCTCGCGAAGCGCTACGATCCGTTCTTGCTCAACACGGTGGTGGGCTTCATCGGTCCCGAGTACCTCTACGACGGCCACCAGGTCATTCGGGCAGGGTTGGAGGACGTCTTCATGGGCAAGTTGCATGGAATCCCGATGGGGATCGACGCCTGCTACACCAACCACATGGAGGCCGACCAGAACGACGTCGAGACGCTGGCGATCACGCTCGCGGCGGCCGGCTCGAACTACTTCATCACCGTTCCGATGGGCGACGACGTGATGCTCAACTACCAGTCCAACAGCTACCACGATGCGGCGACGCTCCGCGAGCTGTTCGACCGCGAGCCCATCGAGCCCTTCGGCGAGTGGCTCGACGAGATGGGGATCACGGAGAACGGGCGACTGACCGAGCGAGCCGGCGATCCGACGGTGTTCGCGTGA
- a CDS encoding ethanolamine ammonia-lyase light chain EutC, with protein MSDDHEEDRIDGPQDAGLLERITDRNPSRLGVGRAGSRPRTDTLLEFRADHGIARDAVLTTSIRRSPRSTAWWRSARWSGTKRSSSRTRIGAGRSPKKPPTGSARSARSARRSS; from the coding sequence ATGAGCGACGATCATGAGGAAGACCGGATCGACGGGCCGCAGGATGCTGGCCTGCTTGAACGGATCACGGATCGGAACCCATCGCGTCTGGGGGTCGGGCGGGCCGGATCGCGCCCGCGAACCGACACGCTGCTCGAGTTCCGCGCCGATCACGGGATCGCCCGTGACGCGGTGCTCACCACGTCGATCCGTCGTTCGCCGAGGAGCACGGCATGGTGGCGATCAGCACGCTGGTCAGGGACAAAGAGGAGTTCCTCGCGAACCCGGATCGGGGCCGGGAGATCTCCGAAGAAACCGCCGACCGGCTCCGCGAGGAGTGCGAGGTCGGCCCGCAGGTCCAGTTGA
- a CDS encoding ethanolamine ammonia-lyase light chain EutC, whose translation MVRDKEEFLANPDRGREISEETADRLREECEVGPQVQLIVADGLSSTAVERNVPELLPVLLDGLADRDLRVGTPVFVEYGRVDAMDAIGEELDADCCVILIGERPGLASAESLSAYSVYGPERGGPTAKKSVISNIHEGGLPPIEAGAQLVGLIAEMCERERSGIDLREDDREFVA comes from the coding sequence CTGGTCAGGGACAAAGAGGAGTTCCTCGCGAACCCGGATCGGGGCCGGGAGATCTCCGAAGAAACCGCCGACCGGCTCCGCGAGGAGTGCGAGGTCGGCCCGCAGGTCCAGTTGATCGTCGCCGACGGACTGAGTTCGACGGCCGTCGAGCGAAACGTTCCCGAGCTGTTGCCCGTCCTGCTCGACGGGCTGGCCGATCGCGACCTGCGGGTCGGCACCCCCGTGTTCGTCGAGTATGGCCGCGTTGACGCCATGGACGCGATCGGCGAGGAGCTCGACGCGGACTGTTGTGTGATCCTCATCGGCGAGCGCCCCGGGCTCGCGAGCGCCGAGAGCCTGAGCGCATACTCGGTCTACGGACCCGAACGCGGGGGGCCGACGGCGAAGAAGTCCGTGATCTCGAACATCCATGAAGGAGGGCTGCCGCCGATCGAGGCCGGGGCCCAGCTCGTCGGCCTGATCGCGGAGATGTGTGAGCGCGAACGCAGCGGGATCGACCTGCGCGAAGACGACCGGGAGTTCGTCGCCTGA
- a CDS encoding ethanolamine ammonia-lyase reactivating factor EutA, with amino-acid sequence MSEHRLTSVGIDVGTTTTQVVVSELEVRTPAGEGKLEIVSCEIRYRGAIHETPLSDSETVDIDAVAGIVEGEFAAAGVERSGIDTGAVIVTGETARTENAEPLVHRIASEGGEFVAAAAGPALEAILAGRGSGAATRAREHGEVVANADVGGGTTNIALFDPEGVLDTRCLDVGGRLVRFDSVGAIASVSEPIRELADGLGIALELGQEPSAKDLDRLTDAMADYVLDAVTGPPFSDRTESLSIGALPTDPVRIDAVAFTGGVGRLVRSEPVSPTEYGDIGPTLAASIRERAAEAPVVDLEETIRATVIGAGTRTTELSGRTVDIDASVLPLRNLPVVSVAELGENPENRLRAVRTEATERYGSDPVVLAIEDVGSLTYDRLTEVAAAIARAWIDEAGETDPVCVLTRQNCAKALGQALGRRCEGRALVVIDEVGATEGEYLDIGRPVDGSETVPVVVKTLAF; translated from the coding sequence ATGAGTGAACACCGGCTGACGAGCGTCGGGATCGACGTCGGCACCACGACGACGCAGGTCGTCGTGAGCGAACTGGAGGTTCGAACCCCCGCTGGTGAGGGGAAACTGGAGATCGTCTCATGCGAGATCAGGTATCGCGGGGCGATCCACGAGACGCCGCTTTCGGACTCGGAGACGGTCGATATCGACGCGGTCGCGGGGATCGTCGAGGGGGAATTCGCCGCTGCGGGGGTCGAGCGAAGCGGGATCGACACCGGGGCGGTGATCGTCACCGGCGAAACCGCCCGAACGGAGAACGCAGAACCGCTGGTCCACCGGATCGCGAGCGAGGGCGGCGAGTTCGTCGCGGCGGCGGCCGGACCCGCCCTCGAGGCGATCCTCGCGGGCCGGGGGTCGGGGGCGGCGACGCGGGCGAGAGAGCACGGGGAGGTCGTCGCGAACGCCGATGTCGGTGGCGGGACGACCAACATCGCGCTGTTCGATCCCGAGGGCGTACTCGATACGCGCTGTCTCGACGTCGGCGGGCGGCTCGTCCGGTTCGATTCGGTGGGGGCGATCGCGAGCGTTTCGGAGCCTATACGGGAACTGGCCGACGGTCTGGGGATCGCGCTCGAACTCGGTCAGGAGCCCTCAGCGAAGGACCTCGACCGGCTGACGGACGCGATGGCAGACTACGTGCTCGATGCGGTGACCGGCCCGCCGTTTAGCGATCGAACCGAATCGCTCTCGATCGGAGCACTTCCGACGGACCCCGTGAGAATCGACGCGGTCGCCTTCACCGGCGGCGTGGGCCGGCTCGTCCGCTCCGAGCCCGTCTCACCGACCGAATACGGCGACATCGGGCCGACGCTCGCGGCGTCGATCCGCGAGCGGGCGGCCGAAGCTCCGGTGGTCGACCTCGAAGAGACGATCCGGGCGACCGTCATCGGGGCGGGGACGCGAACGACTGAACTCAGCGGCCGAACCGTCGATATCGACGCGTCGGTGCTCCCGCTTCGGAACCTCCCGGTCGTGAGCGTCGCCGAGCTGGGGGAAAATCCCGAGAATCGGCTTCGAGCCGTCCGCACGGAGGCAACGGAACGCTACGGGTCCGACCCGGTCGTGCTCGCGATAGAGGACGTCGGCTCGCTCACGTACGACCGGCTCACCGAGGTCGCGGCGGCGATCGCCCGCGCGTGGATCGACGAGGCCGGCGAGACCGACCCGGTCTGCGTACTCACCCGACAGAACTGCGCGAAGGCGCTCGGACAGGCGTTGGGACGCCGGTGTGAGGGACGGGCGCTCGTCGTCATCGACGAGGTCGGCGCTACTGAGGGAGAGTACCTCGATATCGGCCGGCCGGTAGACGGGAGCGAGACCGTCCCCGTCGTGGTGAAGACGCTCGCGTTCTGA
- a CDS encoding transporter has translation MVRVSSIVMLVGVALLFVPIPPIATIAGVLVILAGALLRVLAGK, from the coding sequence ATGGTTCGAGTCTCCTCGATCGTGATGCTCGTCGGCGTCGCACTGTTGTTCGTCCCGATCCCGCCGATCGCGACGATCGCCGGCGTGCTCGTAATCCTCGCGGGCGCGCTGTTGCGGGTGTTGGCCGGCAAGTAA
- a CDS encoding DUF7344 domain-containing protein gives MSIPALSTDVNLRSVGQQANRRRWYALRYLRTCRYPADVRELADYVGPRVGCALEATEDALSNRDLPVLADCRAIEYDSDSKLACLDEERAGFADRVRRAITGGALTHLKPPKIKRSDQGVFY, from the coding sequence ATGTCGATACCTGCTCTCAGCACCGACGTGAACCTCCGTTCCGTCGGACAGCAAGCGAACAGACGGCGGTGGTACGCGCTCAGATACCTTCGGACGTGTCGATATCCTGCGGACGTTCGGGAACTGGCCGACTACGTCGGCCCACGAGTCGGCTGTGCACTCGAAGCGACCGAAGACGCACTCTCGAATCGCGACCTCCCGGTCCTGGCGGACTGTCGGGCCATCGAGTACGACTCGGACTCGAAACTCGCCTGTCTCGACGAGGAACGCGCCGGTTTCGCCGACCGCGTCCGCCGCGCTATCACCGGCGGCGCTCTCACCCACCTGAAACCCCCGAAAATCAAGCGCAGCGATCAGGGCGTCTTTTACTGA
- a CDS encoding CARDB domain-containing protein, with amino-acid sequence MDTDRNGARTGEERDGRHESRGGSSGIDSDRRRFIRLGGATAVALAGCTDAGSEPNATVGGPAITIREATVSDESITTDDELEIVGTLENDGDERGTYHVELRVDDVIVETEAVSVDPGARDQVTFSGSFSSPGEYEVRLNDVHAGTVEVELPPPEFELVGTTVEETRVAVGEAVAVEATVANVGGREGSITIELQVDGRPNDTEELTIAAGAEESVRFTPTFESPGSYDLAINGIAVDTVVVDRPAAFEIVGTELELETVAVGETVAVRAHIENVGGRTGTVTATLRADGETVDTREGPIEPGEVVPARFSVGFDDRGARTLRVVATGRDPAAGPGGNDDARVGRLYVLGCSTVVSETVTVGNRSSQTYEFDLNARAEVTVATATRSGVDPTLSVVGPPGAMVEGVSGGEIRRSVTIPQSGRYEIRLGNDSYLPWQDGRWAIEIEVCTWAD; translated from the coding sequence GTGGATACCGATCGTAACGGGGCCCGAACAGGGGAAGAGAGAGACGGGCGGCATGAGTCCCGAGGTGGTTCCTCGGGAATCGACAGCGACCGGAGGCGGTTCATTCGACTCGGCGGCGCGACCGCGGTCGCGCTGGCCGGCTGTACCGACGCCGGCTCCGAGCCCAACGCGACCGTCGGCGGTCCGGCGATCACGATACGCGAGGCGACAGTCAGCGACGAGTCGATCACCACCGACGACGAGCTCGAAATCGTCGGCACGCTCGAAAACGACGGTGACGAGCGGGGGACCTACCACGTGGAACTCCGGGTCGACGACGTGATCGTCGAGACGGAGGCGGTGAGCGTCGACCCGGGTGCGCGCGATCAGGTGACGTTTTCCGGGTCGTTCAGTTCGCCCGGCGAGTACGAGGTCCGGTTGAACGACGTGCACGCGGGCACCGTCGAGGTCGAACTGCCGCCTCCGGAGTTCGAGCTGGTCGGGACCACGGTCGAGGAGACGCGAGTCGCCGTCGGCGAGGCGGTGGCGGTCGAGGCGACCGTCGCGAACGTCGGCGGCCGAGAGGGATCGATCACGATCGAGCTCCAGGTGGACGGGCGGCCCAACGACACCGAGGAGCTGACGATCGCGGCGGGGGCGGAGGAATCCGTCCGGTTCACCCCCACCTTCGAGTCGCCGGGCAGCTACGACCTCGCGATCAACGGGATCGCGGTCGACACCGTGGTCGTCGATCGACCGGCGGCCTTCGAGATCGTCGGGACCGAACTGGAATTGGAGACGGTCGCCGTCGGCGAGACGGTCGCGGTCCGCGCGCACATCGAGAACGTCGGCGGGCGGACCGGGACGGTGACGGCGACGCTCCGGGCGGACGGAGAGACGGTCGACACCCGCGAGGGACCGATCGAGCCCGGCGAGGTCGTTCCGGCACGGTTCTCGGTCGGTTTCGACGACCGGGGCGCCCGAACGCTTCGCGTCGTCGCCACGGGCCGGGATCCGGCCGCCGGTCCCGGCGGCAACGACGACGCGCGCGTGGGGCGGCTCTACGTGCTCGGTTGCTCGACGGTCGTCAGCGAGACGGTCACGGTCGGGAACCGCTCCTCGCAGACCTACGAGTTCGACCTGAACGCGCGCGCCGAGGTGACGGTCGCGACGGCGACGCGGTCGGGCGTCGATCCGACGCTCAGCGTCGTCGGTCCTCCGGGGGCGATGGTTGAGGGCGTGAGCGGCGGCGAGATCCGGCGGTCGGTCACGATCCCGCAGAGTGGCCGGTACGAGATCCGCCTCGGAAACGATTCGTACCTCCCGTGGCAGGACGGGCGGTGGGCGATCGAGATCGAGGTCTGTACGTGGGCGGACTAA
- a CDS encoding haloacid dehalogenase type II, which produces MGPIPTETLEEETTVLAFDLWDTLLDRESTLVPALGELLDAHDSDYEPRVLLRRYLAMHFRDSMIDSLIPGPHTPFKEISRRALAYRLEGLGLDVSDGEVRAVIRQWKELQPYPDVDGALARLGERYTLVGLSNGDPDMLEAVRPNFETDLDGVISVAEAGAYKPHRASYDLCCQRFDAAPHEVLFVTAHTFDLVGAKAIGMRGAFLNRHENPFGGWIHRPDLVVDDTDGLADALC; this is translated from the coding sequence ATGGGACCGATCCCCACGGAGACGCTCGAAGAAGAGACGACGGTGCTCGCGTTCGACCTCTGGGATACGCTGCTCGACCGCGAATCGACGCTCGTTCCGGCACTGGGCGAACTCCTCGACGCACACGACAGCGACTACGAACCGAGGGTCCTCCTGCGGCGGTATCTGGCGATGCATTTCCGCGATTCGATGATCGACTCGCTGATCCCCGGTCCGCACACCCCGTTCAAGGAGATCAGCCGGCGTGCCCTCGCCTATCGCCTCGAAGGGCTCGGACTGGACGTCTCCGATGGCGAGGTGCGTGCGGTCATCCGGCAGTGGAAGGAACTCCAGCCGTATCCCGACGTCGACGGGGCGCTCGCCCGTCTCGGTGAACGGTACACGCTGGTCGGGCTCTCGAACGGCGATCCGGACATGCTCGAAGCGGTGCGACCGAACTTCGAAACCGATCTCGACGGCGTCATCTCAGTGGCCGAGGCCGGCGCCTACAAACCACACCGTGCGTCGTACGACCTCTGCTGTCAGCGCTTCGACGCGGCGCCACACGAGGTCCTGTTCGTGACGGCACACACCTTCGACCTCGTGGGGGCGAAAGCGATCGGGATGCGCGGGGCGTTCCTCAACCGCCACGAGAACCCGTTCGGCGGCTGGATCCACCGGCCGGACCTCGTCGTCGATGACACGGACGGACTGGCCGACGCGCTGTGTTGA
- the aglF gene encoding UTP--glucose-1-phosphate uridylyltransferase AglF, which yields MKAVVLAAGKGTRLRPLTEDKPKAMVEVDGKPLVAHCFDRLAELGAEEFVVVVGYMKEHIIEHFGDSYRDIPITYTHQREQLGLAHALLSVEEHIDDDFMLMLGDNIFNANLADVVRRQQEERTDAAFLVEEVPYEEASRYGVCDTNDFGEITEVIEKPEDPPTNLVMTGFYTFSPAIFHACQLVQPSNRGEYEISEAIDLLIRSGRTIDAIGLDGWRIDVGYPEDRDEAEKRLQEAKTVAQND from the coding sequence ATGAAAGCCGTAGTGCTGGCTGCAGGAAAGGGGACGAGACTGCGACCGCTGACCGAGGACAAACCCAAAGCGATGGTCGAGGTCGACGGCAAACCGTTGGTCGCCCACTGTTTCGACCGGTTGGCCGAACTCGGCGCCGAGGAGTTCGTGGTCGTGGTCGGGTACATGAAAGAACACATCATCGAGCACTTCGGTGACTCCTATCGTGACATCCCGATCACCTACACACACCAGCGCGAGCAGCTGGGGCTGGCCCACGCCCTGTTGAGCGTCGAAGAGCACATCGACGACGACTTCATGCTGATGCTCGGTGACAACATCTTCAACGCGAACCTCGCCGACGTCGTCCGCCGACAGCAAGAAGAGCGCACCGACGCGGCGTTCCTCGTCGAGGAAGTCCCGTACGAAGAGGCCTCGCGATACGGGGTCTGTGATACGAACGACTTCGGGGAGATCACGGAAGTGATCGAGAAGCCCGAGGACCCGCCGACCAATCTGGTGATGACCGGCTTTTACACCTTTTCGCCGGCGATCTTCCACGCCTGCCAGCTCGTTCAGCCCTCGAACCGGGGCGAATACGAGATCAGCGAGGCGATCGACCTCCTCATCCGCTCCGGGAGAACGATCGACGCGATCGGGCTGGACGGCTGGCGGATCGACGTGGGCTACCCGGAGGACCGCGACGAGGCCGAAAAGCGCCTCCAGGAGGCCAAAACGGTCGCTCAGAACGACTGA
- a CDS encoding hydroxyacid-oxoacid transhydrogenase, whose amino-acid sequence MGYERSVSAPDHTQTPETVWELEMPRIRFGRDAVEELDFQFADLGVEPGAHGLLVTDETLVSLGHADRVREQLDAYEVDVYDGSAREPSTEDVDECLSFIRDERGEAGYDFYVGLGGGSCMDTAKAARTVIANGGEVLDYIAEPTGSGESITESGPPLVLMPTTAGTGAEISPVAIFSVEEKEVKEGISSDHIRADAAVLDPTLTTTLPPEQTAKTAMDALGHAIEGYTTHSYDSLLRAEDPTSRPVYAGRTPVTEMFSEKAIELLSSNVRRAVHNGDDLEARENMLQGALMGAISGLTAGASLCHAMAYPVGNRYHTYHGETIAVLTPASTLDYNAASDPERFVELARMFGVDTTGLNTREAADRLKGEYVRLQRDLNVLPSGLAELAGIDESDLDWLATQTVETQQRLLRCNPRPVEKEDVEAIFRDALYNWE is encoded by the coding sequence GTGGGCTACGAACGTTCCGTCTCGGCGCCCGACCACACCCAGACCCCCGAGACGGTCTGGGAACTCGAGATGCCTCGAATCCGGTTCGGACGCGACGCCGTCGAGGAACTCGACTTCCAGTTCGCCGATCTCGGCGTCGAACCCGGCGCTCACGGCCTACTCGTCACCGACGAGACCCTCGTTTCGTTGGGTCACGCCGACCGAGTGCGCGAGCAACTCGACGCCTACGAGGTCGACGTCTACGACGGCTCCGCGCGCGAGCCCTCGACCGAGGACGTCGACGAGTGTCTCTCCTTCATCCGCGACGAGCGCGGCGAGGCGGGCTATGACTTCTACGTCGGCCTCGGCGGGGGTAGTTGCATGGACACCGCGAAAGCCGCCCGGACGGTAATCGCGAACGGCGGCGAGGTGCTCGATTACATCGCCGAGCCCACGGGTAGCGGCGAGTCGATCACCGAGTCAGGCCCGCCACTGGTGCTCATGCCGACCACGGCGGGCACGGGCGCGGAGATCTCGCCCGTCGCCATCTTCTCCGTCGAGGAAAAGGAGGTCAAGGAGGGGATCTCGAGCGATCACATCCGGGCCGACGCCGCCGTGCTGGATCCGACGCTGACGACGACGCTCCCGCCCGAGCAGACCGCCAAAACCGCGATGGACGCGCTTGGCCACGCCATCGAGGGCTACACGACCCACTCGTACGACAGCCTGCTTCGGGCCGAAGACCCCACGAGCCGGCCCGTCTATGCCGGACGTACTCCCGTCACGGAGATGTTCAGCGAGAAGGCGATCGAACTCCTCTCGTCCAATGTTCGCCGGGCGGTCCACAACGGCGACGACCTCGAGGCTCGCGAGAACATGCTTCAGGGCGCGCTGATGGGCGCGATCTCCGGACTTACCGCCGGCGCGAGCCTCTGTCACGCGATGGCCTACCCGGTCGGTAACCGATATCACACCTATCACGGCGAGACGATCGCGGTGCTCACCCCGGCGAGTACCCTTGATTATAACGCCGCGAGCGACCCCGAGCGTTTCGTCGAACTCGCGCGCATGTTCGGCGTCGACACCACGGGGCTGAACACTCGTGAGGCCGCCGACCGTCTGAAGGGAGAGTACGTTCGGCTCCAGCGCGACCTGAACGTCCTCCCGAGTGGCCTCGCAGAGCTGGCCGGAATCGACGAGAGCGATCTCGACTGGCTCGCGACCCAGACCGTCGAAACCCAACAGCGCCTGCTTCGCTGCAATCCCCGCCCCGTCGAAAAGGAGGACGTCGAGGCGATCTTCCGGGACGCCCTCTACAACTGGGAATAG
- a CDS encoding N-acyl homoserine lactonase family protein, which yields MVDATIDVIHRGGLLCDQNYMLEGHTLGTHDEPNPETEYTEIPVYNLVIDHPEGTILWDTGNHEDALDGHWPEGLKQAFYPHDADEHDLESDLESAGYGLDDIDYVFQTHLHLDHAGGLHHFDGTDVPVFVHEEEIKFAYYSAKTEQGSAAYILEDFDHDLNWEVLHRDHETHFEDVEFIRFPGHTPGLTGTMIHLEDRSLIFAGDEIYRAENYEDGVPLGAGLLWSHRHWFETLQEIKELERRHDAEVVYGHDSEQYESLSGWD from the coding sequence ATGGTTGATGCAACCATCGACGTGATCCATCGGGGCGGGTTGCTGTGCGATCAGAACTACATGCTCGAGGGCCACACGCTCGGCACCCATGACGAGCCGAACCCCGAGACCGAGTACACGGAGATTCCCGTGTACAACCTCGTGATCGACCACCCTGAGGGGACGATCCTCTGGGACACCGGCAACCACGAGGACGCCCTCGACGGCCACTGGCCCGAGGGGCTGAAACAGGCCTTTTACCCCCACGACGCCGACGAACACGACCTCGAAAGCGATCTAGAGAGCGCCGGCTATGGACTCGACGACATCGACTACGTCTTCCAGACGCATCTCCATCTGGATCACGCCGGCGGTCTTCACCACTTCGACGGGACGGACGTGCCGGTGTTCGTCCACGAAGAGGAGATCAAGTTCGCCTACTACAGCGCGAAGACCGAGCAGGGAAGCGCCGCCTACATCCTCGAGGACTTCGACCACGACCTCAACTGGGAGGTGCTCCATCGGGACCACGAGACGCACTTCGAGGACGTCGAATTCATCCGTTTCCCGGGTCACACGCCCGGTCTGACTGGAACGATGATCCACCTCGAGGACCGGTCGCTGATATTCGCCGGCGACGAGATATATAGAGCAGAAAACTACGAGGACGGAGTCCCCCTCGGGGCGGGTCTGCTCTGGAGCCACCGCCACTGGTTCGAGACCCTCCAGGAGATCAAGGAGCTCGAACGACGCCACGACGCCGAGGTCGTCTACGGGCACGATTCCGAGCAGTACGAGTCGCTCTCGGGGTGGGACTGA
- a CDS encoding sensor histidine kinase, which translates to MRIRYLTTEPLADEVVDALKRTGAHLSTAERLDDPRVADEPFETVLYDAATLESNEGTVVRRLRTERPELPVLGVVDALDSVASVPTSLDPLVDGWIEKAVLRTAPGHVVSLLDRAVEYRSEASAHETAPCTTSPSDPDRDAGERLRTKNRCLESVRATLSHDLRNPLMVAREYAILGRETGNDEHLDRVDSAIGRASTLVDELVAVARAGRGLRSLVEVSIRDATTDAWEAVGSEPASLTVEADRHVRADPSLLALFFEVLFEHTITHLGAESSIRVDANESGVLITVDGPDVAADEYRTLRRAFVDPDNDDSAATVLSAIADAHGWELSIAEPDDGDGFRLHIAT; encoded by the coding sequence GGCGCACACCTCTCGACAGCGGAGCGACTCGACGACCCACGAGTGGCCGACGAGCCGTTCGAGACGGTGCTCTACGACGCGGCGACGCTCGAATCGAACGAGGGGACAGTCGTTCGTCGACTACGAACCGAACGACCGGAACTCCCGGTACTCGGGGTCGTCGACGCGCTCGATAGCGTCGCCAGCGTTCCGACGTCGCTCGATCCCCTGGTCGACGGCTGGATCGAGAAGGCGGTTCTTCGGACCGCACCGGGCCACGTCGTGTCGCTGTTGGATCGGGCAGTGGAGTATCGGAGTGAGGCGAGCGCCCACGAAACGGCGCCCTGCACAACGAGTCCATCCGACCCGGACCGCGACGCCGGCGAGCGCCTGCGGACGAAAAACCGCTGTCTCGAATCGGTCAGAGCAACCCTCTCGCACGACCTCCGAAACCCGCTCATGGTGGCCCGCGAGTACGCGATCCTCGGGCGTGAGACCGGAAACGACGAGCATCTCGACCGGGTCGACAGCGCGATCGGGCGCGCGAGTACGTTGGTCGACGAACTCGTCGCCGTCGCTCGCGCCGGGCGCGGGCTTAGGTCGCTCGTCGAGGTGTCGATCCGGGACGCCACGACGGACGCGTGGGAGGCAGTCGGCTCCGAACCGGCGTCGCTGACGGTCGAAGCCGACCGGCATGTCCGCGCCGATCCGTCGCTGCTGGCGCTGTTTTTCGAGGTCCTCTTCGAGCACACGATCACACATCTGGGAGCGGAATCATCCATCCGTGTCGACGCGAACGAGTCGGGCGTTCTGATCACGGTCGACGGCCCCGACGTAGCCGCCGACGAGTATCGGACGCTTCGACGGGCGTTCGTTGATCCCGATAACGACGATAGCGCCGCGACGGTTCTATCGGCCATCGCGGACGCACATGGCTGGGAACTCTCGATCGCAGAGCCCGACGATGGCGACGGGTTTCGTCTCCACATCGCCACCTGA